In a single window of the Debaryomyces hansenii CBS767 chromosome A complete sequence genome:
- a CDS encoding DEHA2A07106p (similar to uniprot|P41896 Saccharomyces cerevisiae YGR005c TFG2 TFIIF subunit) — MSGSTKTSPVKKAAKQAGSNEKVATDKGDAVSNGNSITKDQNSNEAEEPDHSILSDPEDYLEEDESLDMNLTNGEQKVWLVKLPRYLAEKWSNIDELSGEQLGRVKIKQSGRNGNNSGKLQVKLVLNESAMNEEIPHEYDISMLNTQVRNSYVFSEENLTKFKQELTEVAEMPEQPSLQPVDKKKIQNKPQKFFRIQKNKEGQDGKPVKKFVPYVKTIPKKTALAGKVCHDCQIIPSKSDTKYSQVSMKRQNIQPTKPRPKVTLLDEIPGVVQSNAGPSIKGNNTSVFLKSNPAKSKNGEGRAIRMPKKDLLDLLFRLFEEYEYWSMKGLKERTRQPESYLKESLDSIANLIKKGPYTSKYNLKPEYRRLRDAERAARLGLVINEENEEKEDEEEDIEMEDVI, encoded by the coding sequence ATGAGTGGTTCTACAAAGACTTCACCGGTGAAGAAAGCAGCGAAACAAGCTGGATCGAACGAAAAGGTGGCAACTGATAAAGGTGATGCAGTTAGTAATGGCAATAGTATAACGAAAGACCAAAATTCGAATGAGGCGGAAGAACCAgatcattcaattttgtcAGATCCAGAAGATTATTTGGAAGAGGATGAATCATTGGACATGAACTTGACAAATGGGGAACAGAAAGTTTGGTTAGTTAAGCTTCCTCGATATTTGGCAGAGAAGTGGTCCAATATAGATGAATTAAGCGGAGAGCAATTGGGAAGAGTTAAAATCAAGCAATCTGGACGTAATGGAAACAATAGCGGAAAGTTACAAGTGAAATTGGTTCTCAATGAATCAGCCatgaatgaagaaataccCCATGAATATGACATATCTATGTTGAATACGCAAGTGCGTAATTCATATGTATTCAGCGAAGAAAACTTGACTAAATTTAAACAGGAGTTGACTGAAGTAGCCGAAATGCCAGAACAACCCTCGTTGCAACCAGTtgataagaagaagattcaaaataaGCCAcagaaatttttcagaattcaaaagaataagGAGGGCCAGGATGGTAAACCAGTCAAGAAATTTGTTCCATACGTGAAaacaattccaaagaaaACAGCATTAGCAGGTAAGGTATGTCACGATTGTCAAATAATTCCATCCAAGAGTGATACGAAGTACTCACAAGTGTCCATGAAGAgacaaaatattcaaccaaCAAAGCCAAGACCCAAAGTTACATTATTGGATGAGATTCCTGGGGTTGTACAATCCAATGCAGGTCCATCAATTAAAGGTAATAATACTTCAGTATTCTTGAAGTCCAATCCTGCTAAGAGTAAGAATGGTGAAGGAAGGGCTATCAGAATGCCTAAGAAGGATTTGTTAGACTTATTGTTCAGGTTGTTCGAGGAGTACGAATACTGGTCCATGAAGGGTTTGAAGGAAAGAACCAGACAGCCGGAATCATACTTAAAAGAAAGTTTGGACTCTATTGCTAATTTGATCAAAAAAGGACCCTATACCTCGAAATATAACTTAAAACCAGAATATAGAAGATTACGGGATGCCGAAAGAGCTGCCAGATTGGGTTTGGTTatcaatgaagaaaacgaagaaaaggaggacgaagaagaagacatTGAAATGGAAGATGTTATTTAG
- a CDS encoding 60S ribosomal protein L38 (highly similar to uniprot|P49167 Saccharomyces cerevisiae YLR325C RPL38 Protein component of the large (60S) ribosomal subunit), whose protein sequence is MAREIKDIKEFVELARRSDIKSAVVKVNKALNANGKKIKQTKFKVRGSRYQYTLVVNDAAKAKKLQQSLPPTLEIKNL, encoded by the exons ATGGCT CGTGAAATCAAAGACATTAAGGAATTCGTTGAATTAGCTAGAAGATCAGACATCAAGTCTGCCGTTGTTAAGGTTAACAAGGCTTTAAACGCTAACGGTAAGAAGATCAAGCAAACCAAGTTCAAGGTTAGAGGTTCTAGATACCAATACACCTTAGTTGTCAACGACGCTGCTAAGGCCAAGAAATTACAACAATCTTTACCACCAACTTTAGAAATCAAGAACTTATAA